In one window of Egibacteraceae bacterium DNA:
- a CDS encoding DUF6788 family protein, protein MTRRDEHPRVLPGSLITLRRKCGKATCRCAAGAPHESPALSYSVAGRTKILTLAAEEVAAVAAAVARYRQAVTALEAEARGELDGLVARVHARRARRRA, encoded by the coding sequence GTGACCCGACGTGACGAACATCCCCGGGTGCTGCCCGGGTCGCTGATCACCTTGCGACGCAAGTGCGGCAAGGCCACGTGCCGCTGCGCGGCCGGTGCGCCGCATGAGAGCCCGGCGTTGTCCTACAGCGTCGCGGGGCGCACCAAGATCCTCACCTTGGCTGCCGAGGAGGTCGCCGCGGTCGCCGCGGCCGTCGCCCGCTACCGGCAGGCGGTCACCGCGCTGGAGGCCGAGGCGCGCGGCGAGCTCGACGGTCTCGTCGCGCGGGTGCACGCCCGCCGGGCTCGGCGGCGGGCGTGA
- a CDS encoding helix-turn-helix transcriptional regulator, producing MSGGALIREARRRAGITQAELARRMGTSQSAVARWENGMQSPAHDTVRRAVEACGFDLGVTITPRDDQTVTLFDEYLALTPQQRVERLLATLRVQQALRKARRVDPAA from the coding sequence ATGTCTGGTGGAGCGCTCATCCGGGAGGCACGCCGGCGGGCCGGCATCACGCAGGCCGAGCTGGCCAGGCGCATGGGCACATCGCAGTCGGCGGTAGCCCGCTGGGAGAACGGCATGCAATCGCCCGCGCATGACACGGTGCGCCGGGCCGTCGAGGCGTGCGGGTTTGACCTCGGCGTCACGATCACGCCACGTGACGACCAGACAGTGACCCTGTTCGACGAGTACCTGGCGCTGACCCCGCAGCAGCGTGTCGAGCGGCTGCTCGCAACACTGCGCGTCCAGCAGGCGTTGCGCAAGGCCCGCCGTGTCGACCCTGCCGCCTGA